One Lachnospiraceae bacterium C1.1 genomic region harbors:
- a CDS encoding recombinase family protein — MEQKILGYVRVSSKDQNADRQIIAMREMGVPEKNIFVDKITGRNFERPQYKRMIKKLNSNSVLYIKSIDRLGRSYRELCEQWRIITKDKGADVVVIDMPILDTRREKNLVGTLISDLVLALLSYAAESEYSAIHSRQAEGIAAAKARGIKFGRKPIPLPANFHEVYQKWKMKKVTIKEAAEMCGMAQSTFYDRAHSYENVSISK, encoded by the coding sequence ATGGAGCAAAAGATTTTGGGCTATGTTCGCGTATCCAGCAAAGATCAGAATGCTGATAGGCAGATAATAGCCATGAGAGAAATGGGAGTGCCGGAGAAAAATATTTTTGTAGACAAAATCACCGGAAGGAATTTTGAACGTCCGCAGTATAAGAGAATGATAAAGAAGCTGAATAGCAATTCAGTTCTTTACATCAAGTCGATTGACAGGTTAGGGCGAAGTTATCGGGAGCTATGTGAGCAGTGGCGGATTATTACAAAAGATAAGGGCGCTGATGTTGTTGTAATTGACATGCCTATATTGGATACAAGAAGGGAGAAGAATCTTGTCGGAACGCTTATAAGTGATCTGGTACTGGCGTTGCTGTCATATGCCGCAGAGAGTGAGTATAGTGCGATACATTCTAGACAAGCTGAAGGAATAGCTGCTGCTAAAGCAAGAGGTATTAAATTCGGGAGAAAACCGATACCATTACCGGCAAATTTCCATGAAGTGTATCAAAAATGGAAGATGAAGAAAGTAACAATTAAAGAAGCTGCTGAAATGTGTGGTATGGCTCAGAGTACATTCTACGATAGGGCACATTCTTACGAGAATGTATCTATATCAAAATGA